The genomic region TGCACCGTGGACTGGAAGAGCACCTGCAGGATGTTGAGGCGGATGGGGCCATTGAGGACCGTGGCCGGGATCTCCTCCCGGAACTCGAAGCCCCCGGCCTCCCAGGTCAAGGCATCGGCAATGGCGGTCCGCACCAGGCCGTGCAGGGTCTCTTGCAGGGTCGCCACCGGAACCAGCCGCTCGGCGATGAGAAAGGAGGCAAAGGGGATCCCCAGGCGGTTGCTGGCCTGGTGCACCTCGGCCAGCTGCGCGAGGCTCAGGGCGCCGGCAGCCAGGAGCGCTTCTCCCAGGCGCTCCCCCTGCTGCTGGGAGGAGAAGTAGATGAGCCGGCCGGCCTGGAAGAAGAAGAACTTGGCGACCCCGCCCCGGCTGATGACCAGGGTGCCGTCCTTCTGCCCGGCCTCGGCCCATTGCAGGAGCTCCGCCAGGCCCATCAGGCCGAGATCACCTTTGACGGTGCGCACAGAGGGCTACTGGCCGGAGCGGCCGGCCCCGGTGCTGTCCGCCTCCCGGACCGACAGCATGTAGGCGAAAAAATCCCGGCACTTCCTGGTCCGGAAGAGGAAGACCTTCTTGTCCGGGCTGTCGAGGCCCTCGATCACCCCCACCAGCCGGTCCGCCTCGGCCACCAGCTCCCTGAGCCTGCCGGCAGGCAGGGTATCGGCATCACTGGTGGCGCCGCACAGCTGGTCGAAATCCTGACGCCAGTCCGCCGCCGCCGGCGCGGGCAGAAGGAGGCCAGCCAAGAGGACGGCCAGGAGCAAAGGCCGCAGGCGGGGCTTCGTCATGGCTTCTCCTCCACCATGTGGATCGCCGGGTGGCAGCGCTTGCAGTCCTGGAGGGGGAAGGCGACCTTGATGTGGCAGACCCCGCAGAAGCGCCCTTCGAGGATGTATTTCATCTCGAAATGCTGGGTACCCTTCTTTTTGATGTTGAAGATGTCGGGATGGCAGTTGCCGCAGTCCAGCCAGGCCGCGTGGGCGTCATGGGGGAAGAAGGCCGGCGGCACGTAGAGCCACTCGGCCTTCAGCTCCAGCTGCTTGACGAACTCCATGGGCGCCTCGCCCTCGTTGAACAGGCTGTAGCGGGGCCTGATCTTGCCGCTTTTTGCCGCCCGCACCCAGTCGATGCGGTTGCCGTAGCGGGTCCTGGGCAGGGCGGCGGTCCGCTCGCCAAAGGCCTCCTGGCCCCAGCCCTGATCCCCGGAGTGGCAGCGGCCGCACTGGGCCGGATCCTGGTGCCCGAAAACCTCCTTGCCGTTGTGGCAGGCGCCGCAGAAGAGGCCGTTGCGGTTGTCCGCCTCGGTG from Thermodesulfobacteriota bacterium harbors:
- a CDS encoding c(7)-type cytochrome triheme domain-containing protein, which produces MKPQSFVHRLGRPGLLAMALLLLASPAKSQYWDFPPLPPPHAFGNLLMDRVASGAGAKPVVFSHWSHRLRYSCRVCHFELDFAFAAGTTEVTEADNRNGLFCGACHNGKEVFGHQDPAQCGRCHSGDQGWGQEAFGERTAALPRTRYGNRIDWVRAAKSGKIRPRYSLFNEGEAPMEFVKQLELKAEWLYVPPAFFPHDAHAAWLDCGNCHPDIFNIKKKGTQHFEMKYILEGRFCGVCHIKVAFPLQDCKRCHPAIHMVEEKP